The Candidatus Desulfatibia profunda genomic sequence TGTCTCCAGCAGCATGGACGCATACGGCGCCCCGATCATCGGGCCGACGATAGAAAGACCCGCAGGATCTTCATCGGTAAAATACAGCCGGCTGTTGAAAAGATTCTGATAGTTGTCCTTGTCTAAATTCATCAACCTGCAAAGCAAAAGAAGGTCATTCGGATCGGACACCATCACAGTTACCGGCCCCAAATTCGGCGCGTTCTTGCCTTTAAGAGGTTTTACGATGACTTCATTGGCCGGAATGTCTCCCATTTAATTCAATCCTTGAAGAACCTTCTCAGTCTAACCCTGGCATAATGAAAAACACTAATCGAGCTAAAACTCAATGAGGTGTTCTATGTTATTTGTGATTGGCTTTAGGTATAAGAAAAACAACGTTATGTCTCAATTTGCTAAAGATCCAAAACGGCGGTCATGTTTTTCGAATAACAATTAACGCTTAACAAATAACTTAATTATACCGGTCTTGCCAGTTTTGAAAGTTCATCTTTGACATCATCAATGATCTCGTAAAGCCACATCAGATCTTCCATGGAAAGACGGCCGGCCTTGCGCTGGGATTCTGATCCGTCTTTTTTGGTAAATATCCGGGGGCCGATCTGAAGCTTCGGCTCACCATCACCGTACTGGTTGATCGAAATTACAAGTCCGGTTTCTTCACATCTCCACTTATGCAGAACTTTATCCTTGTTGGGATCAAACGCCATATCATCCTCCATTTCTAAAATCGCGGAACAATTTTATGCAGCATCCCGCCTAAAGCGGGACATAATAAAAGAAAATTCCTTGCTACGGATTAAACGCGCTGAACTCATAGTTTTATATTTACACTCTGAATTTATGTCAAATCCATTTTATCCGGACCCGGCAAAGGAAAAGCTATACAATCATCATTTCATCCAAACAATTCCGGTTCCGGATCCCATTTCCTTTACATTAACATAATTAAATATTATGGTATGATATTTTAGAAAATAAAATAAAATCTCGCTTGTAGCGCATCAGTAAAAGGATAGTTTAAAATGGGGTGTTTATCCCTTGAGAAAAAAAGACGTTTCAACAAGATCAGATGGAAAATGATCGCCGCGCTTGTTCTGTGGACCCTGCTTTTTTGGAGTGGGTTTGGTCTGGAAAGCAACGAGATTATCAGCAAATTGGGAGCTCAACCTCAAACGGTGTTTGCAGCGACCCAGGGGGCTGATTCCCAGGTTCCTTTCCAAGTAAAGGATTCTGCTGATCCGGCCTCGCAACCACCGAAAAACCAAGTGGACGAATACAAGGCCCGAGTCCCCAAGACGGTCGTCGAACTCCAGCAGTTTCGGAGGAGTGTTTCCGTGGCCATTCGAAAAAGCACAGGCCAGGAGGGTACGGCCACGCTCATAAACCTGAATCCGAGCATCAATACGTGGTTTCTGCTCCTGATCCAGTGGCGCGGCGACCAGCCTGCGGAGGCCTACCATCTGGAAAACCCGATGCCGGCAACCCAAAAGCTTCTCCTTGACCCCGGCTATCCCGAGGGTATGGTAATTGTCTCGCAAAAAGATATTCATCGCTGTGCCCTGTGGTCTGCCCCCTCCGATTCCGAACTGGCCAAGGCCGTTGCCTCGGGTAAAGCCTACGCTCCCCTCTGCGGCAAACGGCTCTTGCTTCGCAACAAGACAAAAGGGCACAAGACGACCCTGGAGCAGGTAACCGATTTGCTCCGCACCCACGTTTGGCAGGGAGAGAAGATCACGACCTTTGTGCGGGAAACGTTTTACCAGGACACCTACCTCAATACCTCTATACTTATTGAGGCCAATAATCCTTCTGCCGGGACCAGCCCGCACCCCTCGGGCGCCCCTGCCCCTCCGCTAACCAACCCACGCTATTCCAATAAATTCCTGATCCCCCAGGAATTGGGCATCGATCTTGAATCTGAGACAGGGAACAACGTTCTGGTCGGCCGCTGGTATCGCGCCAGGAAACTCCCCGGCGTCTTTGTGAGCGTCATTGAACCGAATCTCGTTACCGAGGAAATCATCGCAAACCAGAGAAAACAGGTCAATCTCCTCGATGAGGTCGAATCCGATGCCCTCGTGTACATGGTGGCCTTTGACCTTGACCTGTTTGACCTGGGGTTCGAGATGGGTACAGAGCATCCGAAGGTGAATTGGTCGGACCGGGTTCCGGAGCAGGTGCGCGACAATACTCTCCCGGGGCCGGACGGGATCGAAACCCTGGAACCCCTTAAAATGACCGGGTGGGTGAGTCCGGCTGACAGGGAGCGGGTCGCCGCCACCTTTGTGGGGGGATTTAAACGTTATCACGGGGCCTTTCGGTGGTCCGATCTGGCCCTCAAGAACTACGGGAGCCATTACGGGTTCATCGAACACGGTACGGTACTCAGCAAACTCCAGCCGGGGCTGGCCACCGTTGCGGTTTTCGAGGACGGCACTGTCGATCTCAAGACCTGGACGGAAAAGAATAACGCCGATCTTTGGAGGATTCGTCATGCCCGTCAGAACGGGGTCCCCATCATTGAATACGATGCGGCCTCCGGAACCTCCAGGGTGGGGGCCTTGGTACCCCGCTGGGGGCAAGGAAACTGGTCAGGCTCTGCGGACAATCGGTTTCGAACCGTAAGGGCCGGGCTGGGTCTTCAGGAATACGAAGGGCGACGCTTTTTGATCTACGGCTATTTTTCCGCCGCAACGCCTTCGGCCATGGCCCGGGTCTTTCAGGCCTATCTGTGCAGGTATGCGTTGCTTTTGGACATCAACGCCCTGGAGCACACCTACCTGGCGGTTTACAGGCATCAGTGCTCGGAATTTTCCGTTCAGCACCTGATCAAGGGCATGAGCGTGCTGGACCAAACCAGAGGAAACCGGGTGATTCCGCGTTTCTTGGGTTACCCGGACAATCGCGATTTTTTCTATCTCTTAAAGAAGGTCAATCCATGAAGCGCTGTTTTGCCGCCCTCCAATGCATTCTTCTTGCGGGCATCCTGGCCGGGGAGGCCTGTCCCCAGGATGTCAAAAGCATGGTTCAACTCAACGAGGCCCTTTTTGACCAGCTCCAGAGGGTTCACCATCTGACCGCAAAACAGATGTCCGCCATTCGGGCCATATTCGCCGGATCGGGCTACATGGGTCAGGGAAATCCTGCCATCACCAAACATCCCGTCACGGCCGAGCAATGTGAGGAAAAACTTGCAAGGGAAGCCATCCGCTATGAGAACCCGGCCTTTGAAAAAATCTGCGGAGCCAAATACATGGCCCCCCTTTACAATCCTGCTGTGCAAAAGCCCGAAGACGCCTGTAACTGCATCGATCAATTCGAATTTCCCGACATTCCCTGCGCCTATCCGGTTGTCTGGGTGCGGGCCAAAGAAGCGGCCGAGCTCTGTGAGGCCATGGGCAAACGCCTGTGCGATGCCCATGAATGGGAGGGGGCTTGTGCGGGAGCCCTCGAAAATCCCGACTATCGGTTTGATTTGGCGGCTGGGCAAAGCCCCGAAGCGGCGATCCGGCTCATGCGCACAGCCCACAACCACAAATACGGCCCAAGCAAGTCCTGGAGCTATGGTGACGCTTGCCGAGAGGAGGTCTGCGCCGGTTCCAGCTCCAAGACTCCCGGATGCACCGGCGGGAGTTGGTCGGGCTGCGGATCCAATACCTTTCCGGCGGGCTTTTTCCCTCAATGCCACAGTCCGCTGATGGTCTACGACCTGAACGGCAATGCCGCCGAGCACATGAACCTGCCCCTCAATGAGAAACAGATGGCAAGCCGGGGCAGCCGTGAGTACGGGTATACCGAGATGAAAGGGAGCTGGTTCATTTTCGATACGCAAAGGGCTC encodes the following:
- a CDS encoding SUMF1/EgtB/PvdO family nonheme iron enzyme, with product MKRCFAALQCILLAGILAGEACPQDVKSMVQLNEALFDQLQRVHHLTAKQMSAIRAIFAGSGYMGQGNPAITKHPVTAEQCEEKLAREAIRYENPAFEKICGAKYMAPLYNPAVQKPEDACNCIDQFEFPDIPCAYPVVWVRAKEAAELCEAMGKRLCDAHEWEGACAGALENPDYRFDLAAGQSPEAAIRLMRTAHNHKYGPSKSWSYGDACREEVCAGSSSKTPGCTGGSWSGCGSNTFPAGFFPQCHSPLMVYDLNGNAAEHMNLPLNEKQMASRGSREYGYTEMKGSWFIFDTQRAHEDWCRWRAPYWHGSRVMDKQSHHNYHLGFRCCKTLDRNKAESH